From Rhinoderma darwinii isolate aRhiDar2 unplaced genomic scaffold, aRhiDar2.hap1 Scaffold_673, whole genome shotgun sequence, one genomic window encodes:
- the LOC142728081 gene encoding uncharacterized protein LOC142728081, translated as MLSINYKVEDEEIMQQSSGENLITLNVQPGLQSTDLLHNSTNHEESSPDQPQIVATSTGQRVGKRFQCCKPFTKCSRHFTNRRINAGGKLYSCSECGKIFTDKSHLVLHGRSHTGEKPYSCPLCEKCFSQISDLVRHERIHTGEKPYSCSECGKCFTQKSSLAKHVRIHTGEKPYSCSECGKCFKDSSSLVRHGRIHTGEKPHSCSECGKCFATKDKLRDHQRTHTGEKPYSCSECGKCYTDKSSLVIHERIHTGEKPYSCSECRKCFIDKSRLVKHERSHMGKSHVHVQNVGNVLIV; from the coding sequence atgttatcgattaattataaagtagaagatgaagagatcatgcagcagtcttcaggagaaaacctcattacccttaatgtacaGCCAGGACTTCAAAGTACAGATCTGTTACATAATTCCACTAATCATGAGGAATCTTCTCCTGACCAACCACAGATAGTTGCAACAAGTACAGGTCAAAGAGtgggtaaaaggtttcaatgttGTAAACCGTTCACAAAATGTTCTCGTCATTTTACAAACAGAAGAATTAACGCGGGAGGTAagctgtattcatgttcagaatgtgggaaaatttttacagataaatcacatcttgttttacatgggagaagtcacacaggagagaagccgtattcatgtccactatgtgagaaatgtttttcacaaatatcagatcttgttagacatgagagaattcacacaggggagaagccatactcatgttcagaatgtgggaaatgttttacacaaaaatcaagtcTTGCTAAACAtgtgagaattcacacaggagagaagccatattcatgttcagaatgtgggaaatgttttaaagatagttcaagtcttgttagacatggaagaattcacacaggagagaagccacattcatgttcagaatgtggaaaatgttttgctactaaagacaaacttagggatcatcagagaactcacacaggagagaagccttattcatgttcagaatgtgggaaatgttatacagataaatcaagtcttgttattcatgagagaattcacacaggagagaaaccgtattcatgttcagaatgcaggaaatgttttatagataaatcacgtcttgttaaacatgagagaagtcacatggGGAAAAGCCatgttcatgttcagaatgtgggaaatgttttaatagTATAG